Proteins encoded in a region of the Pseudomonas sp. GOM7 genome:
- a CDS encoding non-ribosomal peptide synthetase, with translation MNDKVKALSRNIEAIYPLAPMQQGLLFHSLMHPGKGMYLLQYRHVMVLPQLDLDAFRQAWAQVVERHELLRTSFVWKQQKRPMQVVHKQVELPITYEDWSAIDEAEQQARLEHLLAEERREGLDFTQAPLMRVRLFKLAPDTYQFVRSYHHILMDAWCFSIIMMDFLDGYRAAREGRRLELPKPRPYRDFIRWLEQQKPEDHQAFWQQRLAGFDTPTTFGFGHAGRVLDAPEPVEDCVEHLSLEQTQGLQQAASRLGITLNTLVQGAWALLLGRYSGNRDLLFGVTVAGRPVHMQGMESIVGLFINSLPLRWSWQPQQSLGAWLKALQAENLSLREHESVSLAQIQGWSEVQRQDLFQSLFVFENAPISASLRQGQLDYLISDMANRTHTNYPITVVIVPGERLHLQLTYQTDWFLREEVEQMLRHFRTLLLNMGEALARDTDMPLQRLAMLDAAEIAQQHAWAAGDLAADQAQLQPLYVERVQQQVRRTPERIAVVHGERSLSFDQLNRAANRLARHLRANGVQDGDLLALLDERGLDLVVMILAVLKAGAGWLPLDPRNPPQRLAQVLTQSRSPLLLHSAEQSELAQQALQQMAQPPAAIRYEPADLSGYSDADLDIPVHDLSLAYCIFTSGSTGTPKGAMVAHAGMLNNILGKLPGLGLNEDDVIAQSAPQCFDISVWQTLAGLVLGARTVILGDCVMQNPEALAEAIARHGVSILEAVPSLMQSLLDAGLERTALRWVLATGEALPPALARRWFERYPGIPLMNAYGPAECSDDVAFHPLIECLPESRSSVPIGRATLNNRLYLLDAELQPVPRGAVGEIFVAGVGVGRGYMADPARTAAVFLPDPIANDGSRLYRTGDLARFLANGELEYVGRTDHQVKIRGHRIELDEIEACLTRYPGVREAVLLARDDQQRAKVLVAYVVAEPQPSIEALREFVAANLPPYMLPSAFMLLERMPLNANGKIDRKALPAPDFAAQSEARYVAPRSELEVQLAEAWQGVLGLARVGIQDHFFELGGHSLLATQLIGQIGKLSGKELPLRVVFERPTIAAMAEWLEQQEAGESNTPKRLPRPQSLPLSFAQQRLWFLQQLQPESPAYNLAGAVRLSGDLHVADLQAALQALVDQHEVLRTRFVSDGGEPTQVILAKAELALPLIEVASEAQLHELLRQDAMTPFALDSAPLLRACLYRLGPQAHVLALNCHHIVADGWSLQLIIDGLCAHYRALRQGRQLALAETPMQYADYALWQRQWMDSAACQSELAYWREQLSGELPVLELAADFPRPAHARQAGGRVEQRLPDALVARLRAFSASHGWSNFIPMLCAFQLLLRSRSGEHDILVGVPAANRHHAALQPLVGCFVNTLVYRQKLSGTASLLQHMNALQALSVAVQSHQDLPFDYLIEQLGVARQVSYNPLFQAMFNYFPGHALERFELTELIAEPLDNRPDSALCDLHLDVRDSEHGIALSLQYSSELFREQTAQAMLEQYLALLDAVLEQPQQVLGELAWQPEQRALARLHGEPVQGHEDILQAFARQVAEQPEAIAVQAGQRRLSYAELNQAAERLAAALQARGVGVEDRVALRLPRDARLPMAMLAILKTGAAYVPLAEDTPAERGRYILAHAQPRLCLSNAEALAELAEWGSAVELLDIDALSTTEPYRAPSVHPAQLAYVLYTSGSTGQPKGVAIARGNLMNLMLGVQQVLPLTAQDRVLALTTATFDIAIVELLLPLARGASILLADREQARDPQALDSLIEAGQPTVMQATPATWRMLVAHTQRSWQGVRAISGGEALPSALAEAMEQRGARVINGYGPTEASVYSTFEVRQGESGGVEVPIGRPVVNTAAYVLDADLQPVAPGVPGELYLAGANLGRGYFAAPALSAASFLPDPFVPGARMYRTGDRVRRNANGSLDYQGRLDFQVKLRGFRIELGEIEALLARVAGVREAAVVLLGRGDSARLVAYYSVTQAASAELNDAALRAQLAQHLPDYMLPSQFVRLDSLPLSPSGKVERKVLPAPTQHEGQRDGELSQPWEAQLAELWCELLGCNAVGAGDNFFALGGHSLLAARLVARIAERHGRQLPLRSVFECPTLGALAASLATAEGADESILRPFGEVAAPLHFTQQRLWFLDRLQGDTQAYHLSLAMHLHGNLHAEVLERALAQLVQRQHSLRTVFCETDAGAQQQVVPLHGPLLSVEPLQQDVQSPAFARTLSEEAQRAFDLSATPLWRVRLYQGEGQSVLQATLHHIIADARSLEIFFDELQRLYQAELSGAQATLAPLPLQFSDVAASWQSPAGQARIDAQLDYWRQALAGEPPVLDLPTDLPRPAEQGYHGRRLRFELPAELVERLRSTAQRHGLTAFAPLLAAWKVLLARHSGQRELWIGLPVAQRQQAHTDNLIGYFASTQVLRSQVDPLQSVASFWQALQATHLSAQQHGDVPFERLVEALQVRRDLSHTPLFQALFNLIQRDDVAAVGQGFAGLPAQRLDVESDSALVDIGLHIEQHGSAWHCVLEYNTELFVASTMQRYADEYRHLLDGMLVRPEARLWDIDLANADHALTRRPWNLPAHALSETEDLIARFERQVALTPDALAVDCQEQRYSYAQLNALSNRLAHWLRAQGVGCDDLVALCLSRGPWLLPSILAIHKAGAAYLPLDPQQPGERLRFIIEHARPALVLSEQACAEVLGAVDSTLVEHLPLAEQPAHDLGLPVAPLQRAYVIYTSGSTGTPKGVQVTRGNLSNLLAGLDRQLPLSAEDVWLASTTYAFDMCKPELFLPLLKGASILLARREQVVDGHRLFELLRRATVFQATPAGWQILLETGRDDWPALRGLIGGEAVPAELVKVLQAKGVQLINAYGPTETTVWSTTQALREVPAGVADIGMPLLNTRCYVLDECLRPVPLGSTGELYIAGSGVTRGYQRAPTITAAAYLPDPFASEPGSRMYRTGDLVRRRSDGRLAYVGRADFQVKVRGFRIEPGEIESLLRRYPGVEEAVVMLDGRSHSLFAWLQAASPVDEAALRRHLENLLPAYMVPAGFIQLPRFALNANGKIDRKALPAPQAQAEQGVAPRTALERELAELWQELLDLPQVGVLSSFFELGGHSLLAMRLMTRVESRFGVKVELRSLFHNPTIAGLAEQIENPQRPSTDQALDEMQRLLAEMED, from the coding sequence ATGAACGACAAGGTCAAGGCACTTTCCCGCAATATCGAGGCCATCTACCCACTGGCGCCCATGCAGCAAGGACTGCTGTTCCACAGCCTGATGCACCCGGGTAAGGGCATGTACCTGCTGCAGTACCGCCATGTGATGGTGCTGCCGCAGCTCGACCTGGACGCCTTCCGCCAGGCCTGGGCACAGGTGGTGGAGCGCCACGAGCTGCTGCGCACCTCCTTCGTCTGGAAGCAGCAGAAGCGGCCGATGCAGGTGGTGCACAAGCAGGTCGAATTGCCGATCACCTACGAGGACTGGTCGGCTATCGACGAGGCCGAGCAGCAGGCGCGCCTGGAGCATCTGCTGGCCGAGGAGCGTCGCGAGGGACTGGATTTCACCCAGGCGCCGCTGATGCGCGTGCGTCTGTTCAAGCTGGCGCCGGACACCTACCAGTTCGTGCGCAGCTATCACCACATCCTCATGGATGCCTGGTGCTTCTCCATCATCATGATGGACTTCCTCGACGGCTACCGCGCCGCGCGTGAGGGTCGGCGCCTGGAACTGCCCAAGCCACGCCCGTACCGCGATTTCATCCGCTGGCTGGAACAGCAGAAGCCCGAGGATCATCAGGCCTTCTGGCAGCAACGCCTGGCCGGTTTCGACACGCCCACCACTTTTGGTTTCGGCCATGCTGGCCGCGTGCTCGATGCGCCGGAGCCGGTGGAGGATTGCGTCGAACACCTGAGCCTGGAGCAGACCCAGGGCCTGCAGCAGGCTGCCAGCCGCCTGGGTATCACCCTCAACACCCTGGTGCAGGGTGCCTGGGCCTTGCTGCTGGGGCGCTACAGCGGCAATCGCGACCTGCTGTTCGGCGTCACCGTGGCCGGGCGCCCGGTGCACATGCAGGGCATGGAGAGCATCGTCGGGCTGTTCATCAACAGCCTGCCGCTGCGCTGGAGCTGGCAGCCTCAGCAGTCCCTCGGTGCCTGGCTCAAGGCGCTGCAGGCGGAGAACCTCAGCCTGCGCGAGCATGAAAGCGTGTCGCTGGCGCAGATCCAGGGCTGGAGCGAAGTGCAGCGCCAGGATCTGTTCCAGAGCCTGTTCGTCTTCGAGAACGCGCCGATCTCCGCCAGCCTGCGTCAGGGCCAGTTGGACTACCTGATCAGCGACATGGCCAACCGCACCCACACCAACTACCCGATCACCGTGGTGATCGTGCCCGGCGAGCGCCTGCACCTGCAGTTGACCTACCAGACCGACTGGTTCCTGCGTGAGGAAGTCGAGCAGATGCTGCGCCACTTCCGCACGTTGCTGCTGAACATGGGCGAGGCCCTGGCGCGCGATACGGACATGCCGCTGCAACGCCTGGCCATGCTCGATGCGGCGGAGATCGCCCAACAGCATGCCTGGGCCGCTGGCGACCTGGCGGCGGATCAAGCGCAGTTGCAGCCGCTCTACGTCGAGCGTGTGCAACAGCAGGTGCGCCGCACCCCCGAGCGCATTGCCGTGGTGCATGGCGAGCGCAGCCTGAGCTTCGATCAGCTAAACCGGGCGGCCAACCGCCTGGCCCGTCATCTGCGCGCCAACGGCGTGCAGGACGGCGACCTGCTGGCGTTGCTCGATGAGCGTGGCCTCGACCTGGTGGTGATGATCCTCGCCGTGCTCAAGGCGGGTGCCGGCTGGCTGCCGCTGGACCCACGCAACCCGCCGCAGCGCCTGGCTCAGGTGCTTACCCAGAGCCGTTCGCCGCTGCTGCTGCATAGCGCGGAGCAGAGCGAGCTGGCCCAGCAGGCGCTGCAGCAGATGGCCCAGCCGCCGGCGGCGATCCGCTACGAGCCGGCGGATCTGAGCGGCTACAGCGATGCCGACCTGGACATTCCCGTGCACGATCTGTCGCTGGCCTACTGCATCTTCACCTCGGGCTCCACTGGCACGCCCAAGGGCGCCATGGTGGCCCACGCCGGCATGCTCAACAACATTCTCGGCAAGTTGCCGGGCCTGGGCCTGAATGAAGATGACGTGATCGCCCAGAGCGCGCCGCAGTGCTTCGACATCTCCGTCTGGCAGACCCTCGCCGGCCTGGTGCTGGGGGCACGCACGGTGATTCTCGGCGACTGCGTGATGCAGAACCCCGAGGCCCTGGCCGAGGCCATCGCGCGCCATGGCGTGAGCATTCTCGAAGCGGTGCCATCGCTGATGCAGAGCCTGCTCGACGCCGGTCTGGAGCGCACCGCGCTGCGCTGGGTACTGGCCACTGGCGAGGCGCTGCCACCGGCGCTGGCGCGGCGCTGGTTCGAGCGCTACCCGGGTATCCCGCTGATGAACGCCTACGGCCCGGCCGAATGCTCCGATGACGTGGCCTTCCATCCGCTCATCGAGTGCCTGCCGGAATCACGCAGCAGCGTGCCGATTGGCCGCGCCACCCTGAACAACCGCCTGTACCTGCTGGATGCCGAACTGCAGCCGGTGCCACGCGGTGCGGTGGGGGAAATCTTCGTCGCTGGTGTCGGCGTTGGCCGTGGCTATATGGCCGACCCGGCGCGCACGGCGGCGGTGTTCCTGCCTGACCCCATCGCCAACGACGGCAGCCGCCTGTATCGCACCGGCGACCTGGCGCGCTTCCTGGCCAATGGCGAACTGGAGTACGTCGGGCGTACCGACCACCAGGTGAAGATTCGCGGCCACCGTATCGAGCTGGACGAGATCGAAGCCTGTCTGACCCGTTACCCCGGTGTGCGTGAGGCGGTGCTGCTGGCCCGTGACGACCAGCAGCGCGCCAAGGTGCTGGTGGCCTACGTGGTGGCCGAGCCGCAGCCCTCCATCGAGGCGCTGCGCGAGTTCGTCGCCGCCAACCTGCCACCCTACATGCTGCCCAGCGCTTTCATGCTGCTCGAACGCATGCCGCTCAACGCCAACGGCAAGATCGACCGCAAGGCGCTGCCGGCGCCCGATTTCGCAGCGCAGAGCGAGGCGCGCTATGTGGCGCCACGCAGCGAGCTGGAAGTGCAATTGGCCGAAGCCTGGCAGGGCGTGCTGGGGCTGGCGCGGGTCGGCATCCAGGATCACTTCTTCGAGCTGGGCGGGCATTCGCTGCTGGCCACGCAACTGATCGGCCAGATCGGCAAGCTCAGCGGCAAGGAACTGCCCCTGCGGGTGGTCTTCGAGCGCCCGACCATCGCCGCCATGGCCGAGTGGCTGGAGCAGCAGGAAGCTGGCGAGAGCAATACGCCGAAGCGCCTGCCGCGTCCGCAGAGCTTGCCGCTGTCGTTCGCTCAGCAGCGCCTGTGGTTCTTGCAGCAACTGCAGCCTGAAAGCCCGGCCTACAACCTGGCCGGCGCGGTGCGCCTGAGCGGCGACCTGCATGTGGCTGACCTGCAGGCAGCGCTACAGGCCCTGGTCGATCAACACGAAGTTTTGCGTACTCGTTTCGTCAGCGACGGCGGCGAGCCGACGCAGGTCATCCTCGCCAAGGCCGAGCTGGCCTTGCCGTTGATCGAGGTGGCCAGCGAGGCGCAGTTGCACGAGCTGCTGCGCCAGGACGCGATGACCCCGTTCGCCCTGGACAGCGCGCCGCTACTGCGTGCCTGCCTGTATCGCCTGGGGCCGCAGGCCCACGTGCTGGCGCTCAATTGCCACCATATCGTCGCCGACGGCTGGTCGCTGCAACTGATCATCGACGGCCTCTGCGCCCATTACCGCGCGCTGCGTCAGGGGCGTCAGCTGGCATTGGCCGAGACGCCGATGCAGTACGCCGACTATGCCCTGTGGCAACGCCAGTGGATGGACAGCGCCGCCTGCCAGAGCGAGCTGGCCTACTGGCGCGAGCAGTTGTCCGGCGAACTGCCGGTGCTCGAACTGGCGGCGGACTTCCCCCGTCCGGCCCATGCCCGCCAGGCTGGCGGGCGCGTCGAGCAGCGCCTGCCGGATGCCCTGGTGGCGCGCCTGCGGGCATTCAGCGCGAGCCACGGCTGGAGCAACTTCATCCCCATGCTCTGCGCCTTCCAGTTGCTGCTGCGCAGCCGCAGCGGCGAGCACGACATCCTCGTCGGGGTGCCGGCCGCCAACCGCCATCACGCGGCCTTGCAGCCGCTGGTGGGCTGCTTCGTCAACACCCTGGTGTATCGCCAGAAGCTTTCCGGCACGGCCAGCCTGTTGCAGCACATGAACGCCTTGCAGGCGCTGTCCGTGGCAGTGCAGTCGCACCAGGATCTGCCCTTCGACTACCTGATCGAACAGCTCGGCGTGGCCCGCCAGGTCAGCTACAACCCGCTGTTCCAGGCCATGTTCAACTACTTCCCGGGGCATGCCCTGGAGCGTTTCGAGCTGACCGAGCTGATCGCCGAGCCCCTCGACAATCGCCCGGACAGCGCCCTGTGTGACCTGCATCTGGACGTACGCGACAGCGAACATGGCATCGCCCTTAGCCTGCAGTACAGCAGCGAGCTGTTCCGCGAGCAGACCGCCCAGGCCATGCTCGAGCAATACCTGGCGCTGCTCGATGCCGTGCTCGAACAACCGCAGCAGGTGCTCGGTGAGCTCGCCTGGCAGCCCGAGCAGCGCGCCCTGGCCCGCTTGCATGGCGAGCCTGTGCAGGGCCACGAAGACATCCTGCAGGCTTTCGCCCGGCAGGTCGCCGAGCAGCCCGAGGCCATCGCCGTGCAGGCCGGCCAACGGCGCCTGAGCTATGCCGAACTGAACCAGGCAGCCGAGCGCCTGGCCGCTGCCTTGCAGGCCCGTGGTGTCGGCGTCGAGGATCGTGTGGCTCTGCGCCTGCCGCGCGATGCGCGCCTGCCCATGGCCATGCTGGCCATCCTCAAAACGGGCGCTGCCTACGTGCCGCTGGCCGAGGACACCCCGGCCGAGCGCGGTCGCTACATTCTCGCCCACGCGCAGCCGCGGCTGTGCCTGAGCAATGCCGAGGCCCTGGCGGAACTGGCCGAGTGGGGCAGTGCCGTCGAACTGCTGGATATCGATGCGCTGAGCACCACCGAGCCTTACCGTGCGCCAAGCGTGCATCCTGCCCAGCTCGCCTACGTGCTCTACACCTCGGGTTCCACCGGCCAGCCCAAGGGCGTGGCCATCGCCCGTGGCAACCTGATGAACCTGATGCTCGGCGTGCAGCAGGTGCTGCCGTTGACGGCGCAGGACAGGGTGCTGGCACTGACCACCGCGACCTTCGATATCGCCATAGTCGAGCTGCTGCTGCCGCTCGCTCGCGGGGCCAGCATCCTGCTCGCCGACCGTGAGCAGGCACGCGACCCACAAGCCCTCGACAGTCTGATCGAGGCCGGTCAGCCGACGGTGATGCAGGCCACGCCGGCCACCTGGCGCATGCTAGTGGCGCACACCCAGCGCAGTTGGCAGGGCGTGCGCGCCATTTCCGGTGGCGAGGCGCTGCCGAGCGCGCTGGCCGAGGCCATGGAGCAGCGTGGCGCGCGGGTGATCAATGGCTACGGGCCGACCGAAGCCAGCGTCTACAGCACCTTCGAGGTGCGTCAGGGTGAGAGCGGCGGGGTGGAGGTGCCGATTGGCCGGCCTGTGGTGAACACAGCCGCCTATGTGCTGGATGCCGACCTGCAACCCGTGGCGCCTGGCGTGCCCGGCGAGCTGTACCTGGCCGGCGCCAACCTGGGCCGTGGTTATTTCGCCGCGCCTGCCCTGAGCGCGGCCAGCTTCCTGCCCGATCCCTTCGTGCCGGGGGCGCGCATGTACCGCACCGGCGACCGTGTGCGGCGCAATGCCAATGGCAGCCTGGACTACCAGGGGCGCCTGGACTTCCAGGTCAAGCTGCGCGGTTTCCGTATCGAACTGGGCGAAATCGAAGCCTTATTGGCGCGCGTCGCCGGGGTGCGCGAAGCGGCCGTGGTGCTGCTCGGCAGAGGCGACAGCGCGCGCCTGGTGGCCTACTACTCGGTCACCCAGGCGGCGAGCGCCGAGCTGAACGACGCCGCGCTGCGCGCGCAACTGGCGCAGCACCTGCCGGATTACATGCTGCCAAGCCAGTTCGTGCGCCTCGACAGCTTGCCGTTGAGCCCCAGTGGCAAGGTGGAGCGCAAGGTGCTGCCGGCGCCCACGCAACATGAAGGCCAGCGCGATGGTGAACTGAGCCAGCCCTGGGAGGCGCAACTGGCCGAGCTCTGGTGCGAGCTGCTTGGTTGCAATGCGGTGGGCGCCGGCGACAACTTCTTCGCCCTCGGCGGCCATTCGTTGCTGGCGGCACGGCTGGTAGCACGTATCGCCGAACGCCACGGGCGGCAACTGCCGCTGCGCAGCGTATTCGAGTGCCCGACCCTGGGCGCACTGGCGGCCAGCCTGGCCACTGCCGAGGGGGCAGACGAAAGCATCCTGCGACCATTCGGCGAGGTTGCGGCGCCGCTGCACTTCACCCAGCAACGGCTGTGGTTCCTCGACCGCTTGCAGGGCGACACCCAGGCCTACCACCTGTCACTGGCCATGCACCTGCACGGCAACCTGCACGCCGAGGTACTGGAACGCGCCCTGGCGCAACTGGTGCAGCGTCAGCACAGTCTGCGCACTGTGTTCTGCGAGACGGATGCTGGCGCGCAGCAGCAGGTCGTGCCGTTGCACGGCCCCCTGCTCAGCGTCGAGCCGTTGCAGCAGGATGTGCAGTCACCGGCCTTCGCCCGCACCTTGAGCGAGGAAGCGCAGCGCGCCTTCGACCTGAGCGCGACGCCGCTGTGGCGCGTGCGCCTGTATCAGGGCGAAGGGCAGAGCGTGCTGCAGGCCACCTTGCACCACATCATCGCCGACGCCCGTTCGCTGGAGATCTTCTTCGACGAACTGCAACGCCTTTACCAGGCCGAGCTGAGCGGAGCCCAGGCGACGTTGGCGCCGCTGCCGCTGCAATTCAGCGATGTCGCCGCCAGTTGGCAGAGCCCCGCCGGGCAGGCGCGCATCGACGCACAACTGGACTACTGGCGCCAGGCCCTGGCCGGCGAGCCGCCGGTGCTGGATCTGCCCACCGACCTGCCGCGCCCTGCCGAGCAGGGCTACCACGGCCGGCGCCTGCGTTTCGAGCTGCCTGCCGAGTTGGTCGAACGCCTGCGCAGCACCGCGCAGCGCCATGGCCTGACCGCCTTCGCGCCCCTGCTGGCGGCCTGGAAGGTGCTGCTGGCCAGGCATTCCGGGCAGCGCGAGCTGTGGATCGGCCTGCCGGTGGCGCAGCGTCAGCAGGCGCACACCGACAACCTTATCGGCTATTTCGCCAGCACCCAGGTGCTGCGCAGCCAGGTCGACCCGCTGCAATCGGTGGCGTCGTTCTGGCAGGCGTTGCAAGCCACCCACCTGAGCGCCCAGCAGCACGGCGACGTGCCCTTCGAGCGGCTGGTAGAGGCCTTGCAGGTACGCCGCGATCTGAGCCATACGCCGTTGTTCCAGGCGCTGTTCAACCTGATCCAGCGCGACGACGTGGCGGCGGTCGGCCAGGGCTTCGCCGGCCTGCCGGCGCAGCGCCTGGATGTCGAGAGCGACAGTGCCCTGGTGGACATCGGCCTGCATATCGAACAGCACGGCAGCGCCTGGCACTGCGTGCTGGAGTACAACACCGAGCTGTTCGTCGCCAGCACCATGCAACGCTACGCCGACGAGTACCGTCATCTGCTCGACGGCATGCTGGTGCGGCCCGAGGCGCGGCTGTGGGACATCGACCTGGCCAATGCCGATCACGCCCTGACCCGCCGCCCGTGGAACCTGCCGGCGCACGCGCTGAGCGAAACCGAGGATCTGATCGCCCGCTTCGAGCGCCAGGTCGCGCTGACCCCGGACGCACTGGCGGTGGATTGTCAGGAGCAACGCTACAGCTATGCCCAGCTCAATGCCCTGAGCAATCGCCTGGCCCATTGGCTGCGCGCCCAGGGTGTCGGTTGCGATGATCTGGTCGCCCTGTGCCTGAGCCGTGGCCCCTGGCTGCTGCCCAGCATCCTGGCGATCCACAAGGCGGGCGCGGCCTATCTGCCGCTGGACCCGCAGCAACCGGGCGAACGCCTGCGTTTCATCATCGAGCATGCGCGGCCGGCCCTGGTGCTCAGCGAGCAGGCCTGCGCCGAGGTGCTCGGCGCTGTCGACAGCACGCTCGTCGAGCACCTGCCGCTGGCCGAGCAGCCGGCGCATGATCTGGGATTGCCGGTGGCGCCGCTGCAGCGTGCCTACGTGATCTATACCTCGGGCTCCACCGGCACGCCCAAGGGCGTGCAGGTCACCCGTGGCAACCTGAGCAACCTGCTCGCCGGCCTCGACCGCCAGTTGCCGCTGAGCGCCGAGGACGTCTGGTTGGCCAGCACCACCTACGCCTTCGATATGTGCAAGCCGGAGCTGTTCCTGCCGTTGCTCAAGGGCGCATCCATCCTCCTGGCACGCCGCGAGCAGGTGGTCGATGGCCACCGCCTGTTCGAGCTGCTGCGTCGCGCCACGGTGTTCCAGGCCACCCCGGCTGGCTGGCAGATCCTGCTGGAAACCGGGCGTGACGACTGGCCGGCCCTGCGCGGCCTGATCGGCGGTGAAGCGGTGCCGGCCGAGCTGGTCAAGGTGCTGCAGGCCAAGGGTGTGCAACTGATCAACGCCTATGGCCCCACGGAAACCACCGTCTGGTCGACCACCCAGGCGCTGCGCGAGGTGCCGGCCGGTGTCGCCGATATCGGCATGCCGTTGCTCAACACGCGCTGCTACGTGCTCGACGAATGCCTGCGGCCGGTACCGCTGGGCAGCACTGGCGAGCTGTATATCGCCGGCAGCGGCGTGACCCGTGGCTACCAGCGTGCGCCGACTATTACCGCCGCGGCGTACCTGCCCGATCCGTTCGCCAGCGAGCCTGGTAGCCGCATGTACCGCACTGGCGACCTGGTGCGCCGCCGTAGCGATGGGCGCCTGGCCTATGTCGGCCGCGCCGACTTCCAGGTCAAGGTACGCGGCTTCCGTATCGAACCGGGGGAGATCGAATCGCTGCTGCGCCGTTACCCCGGCGTGGAAGAGGCGGTGGTCATGCTCGATGGTCGCAGCCACAGCCTGTTCGCCTGGCTGCAGGCCGCGAGCCCGGTCGACGAGGCGGCGCTGCGCCGCCATCTGGAAAACCTGCTGCCGGCCTATATGGTGCCGGCCGGTTTCATCCAGCTACCTCGTTTCGCCCTCAATGCCAACGGCAAGATCGACCGCAAGGCCCTGCCGGCGCCGCAAGCGCAGGCCGAGCAAGGCGTAGCGCCGCGCACGGCACTGGAGCGCGAACTGGCCGAGCTGTGGCAGGAGCTGCTCGACCTGCCGCAGGTCGGCGTGCTCAGCAGCTTCTTCGAGCTGGGCGGCCATTCGCTGCTGGCGATGCGACTGATGACCCGGGTGGAGAGCCGCTTCGGCGTCAAGGTCGAGCTGCGCAGCCTGTTCCATAACCCGACCATTGCCGGCCTGGCCGAACAGATCGAAAACCCGCAGCGGCCTTCGACCGATCAGGCACTGGATGAGATGCAGCGTTTGCTGGCAGAGATGGAAGACTGA